The Palaemon carinicauda isolate YSFRI2023 chromosome 20, ASM3689809v2, whole genome shotgun sequence DNA segment TGATAAAATAGATATTGGATTTGAAAGCAAGACTAAAAAGCTAGAGGAAAGGATTCGGGATACGCTGGATGCCAGTTTTGATCCACTACACCTAACAAACTTCAACAAATGCAACGAAGTCCCACCTGACACGCGAGGACATGAAAAAATCCTATCGGTACTTCAAAATCTTCAGAGGGACTTCACCCGCCATCAGGAAGATGTTCAAAGATGGCGGATGCAGGAGGAATGTAATGGAGATCTTGCGTCTGAAGAAATAAATATGTATCGTTTGGAGAAAGAAAATGAGAAGATTCTTCGTcaactggaggaagaaagagagcgcagtaaagagcaaataaataaaatggctGGAAAAATAGTAGAGATCACTCgtttgaagaaagaaaatgaagttcatttggaagaaaaagagaagattcttcgtAAACTGGAGGAAGGAAAAGCGGAGATTCTTCTTgaactggaggaagaaagagagcacagtaaagagcaaataaataaaatggctGAAAAAATAGTAGAGATCACTCgtttgaagaaagaaaatgaagttcatttggaagaaaaagagaagattcttcgtaaactggaggaagaaaatgagaagattcttcgtcaactggaggaagaaagagagcgcagtaaagagcaaataaataaaatggctGAAAAAATAGTAGAGATCACTCgtttgaagaaagaaaatgaagttcatttggaagaaaaagagaagattcttcgtAAACTGGAGGAAGAAAAAGCGGAGATTCTTCTTgaactggaggaagaaagagagcacagtaaagagcaaataaataaaatggctGAAGAAATAGTGGAGATGAATAATTTGAAGGAACAAAATCGAATTCAGATGGAAGAAAATGAGAAGATTCTTCGTGAACTGGAAGAAAAAGAGGAGATTCTTCTTgaactggaggaagaaagagagcgcAGTAAAGAGCAAATAAGTAAAATGGCTGAAGAAAGAGTGGAGATGAATAGTTTAAAGGAACAAAATCGACTTCagatgaaagaaaaagagaagattcttcgtgaactggaagaaaaagagaagattcttcgagaactggaagaaaaagagaagattcttcgtcaactggaggaagaaagagagcgcAGTAAAGAGCAAATAAGTAAAATGGCTGAAGAAAGAGTGGAGATGAATAGTTTAAAGGAACAAAATCGAATTCAGATGGAAGAAAATGAGAAGATTCTTCGTGAACTGGAAGAAAAAGAGGAGATTCTTCTTgaactggaggaagaaagagagcgcAGTAAAGAGCAAATAAGTAAAATGGCTGAAGAAAGAGTGGAGATGAATAGTTTAAAGGAACAAAATCGAATTCAGATGGAAGAAAATGAGAAGATTCTTCGTGAACTGGAAGAAAAAGAGGAGATTCTTCTTgaactggaggaagaaagagagcgcAGTAAAGAGCAAATAAGTAAAATGGCTGAAGAAAGAGTGGAGATGAATAGTTTAAAGGAACAAAATCGAATTCAGATAGAAGAAAATGAGAAGATTCTTCGTcaactggaggaagaaagagagcgcAGTAAAGAGCAAATAAGTAAAATGGCTGAAGAAAGAGTGGAGATGAATAGTTTAAAGGAACAAAATCGAATTCAGATGGAAGAAAATGAGAAGATTCTTCGTGAACTGGAAGAAAAAGAGGAGATTCTTCTTgaactggaggaagaaagagagcgcAGTAAAGAGCAAATAAGTAAAATGGCTGAAGAAAGAGTGGAGATGAATAGTTTAAAGGAACAAAATCGAATTCAGATGGAAGAAAATGAGAAGATTCTTCGTGAACTGGAAGAAAAAGAGGAGATTCTTCTTgaactggaggaagaaagagagcgcAGTAAAGAGCATATGGTCGAAACAATACGAGGAAGCAATGAATGTCTGACAAGTAAACTCGACAAGCAACATGACCCTAACACAAAAATAGAAAACATAGATGAGGACCTACTTAAATTGGAGTCTATACTATTAGAGGAAACGGAGGACCATCGGAAACCAACTGACCAAAACTTGGAGGATACGTTTGAAGTGGAAAGTGTAGTGTATGTTCCCGAAGAGACGAAAGAAGAACACTACGACACAAACTCGTCTGGAACAGAAAGGGTGCATTTCCTTGGCACAGAGAAACATAACCATCTTGACTTTAGGAGTAACATAGTTCAGGACCTATTGAATGGCATCCAAACTCGTTTGAGAGAAATCCCGATCGAGCAAAAGAATATGCCACTTAGAGCCCATTTAGCAGGTCATCAGGTCCTCCTTAAAAGGGCCAAGGGATCTGCCCTCCAGAAGGCAGTACTCAAATTCCAGCAGTGCTGGTGTCCGAATGAACGGCCCAAGAGTAAACAAGACCAGCCTACTGGGCCCAATGAACCAAAGGAAATAGAATTCTTGGAAGAGAAGAAAGAGTATGCAGCAATGGAAGCATTTTATAATAAAATGGACGCCAAACTTACTTATGAGATTAACCGGGTGGGAGAAAGAATGCAGGATATGATAAATGCCCAAATGGAAACATTCCGTCTGAAGATAGAAGAGGAGCTGCTAGTACACCCAACAAGCTACAAAAACTTTAGCAACGAAGTTCCAGCTGATGAAGAAGGACAAGAAAAGCTCCTATCGATAGCTCAAAATCTTCAGAGGGACTTCAGCCACTATACGGAGGATATTCAAAGATGGAAATTACAACGGAGAAGCAAAGGAGATCTTAGGTCCGAAGAAAAAGTGGAGATTAGTCgtttgaagaaggaaaatgaagttcatttggaagaaaaagagaagattcttcgtgaactggaagaaaaagagaagattcttcgtgaactggaagaaaaagagaagattcttcgtcaactggaggaagaaagagagcgcagtaaagagcaaataaataaaatggctGAAAAAATAGTAGAGATCACTCgtttgaagaaagaaaatgaagttcatttggaagaaaaagagaagattcttcgtAAACTGGAGGAAGAAAAAGCGGAGATTCTTCTTgaactggaggaagaaagagagcacagtaaagagcaaataaataaaatggctGAAGAAATAGTGGAGATGAATAATTTGAAGGAACAAAATCGAATTCAGATGGAAGAAAATGAGAAGATTCTTCGTGAACTGGAAGAAAAAGAGGAGATTCTTCTTgaactggaggaagaaagagagcgcAGTAAAGAGCAAATAAGTAAAATGGCTGAAGAAAGAGTGGAGATGAATAGTTTAAAGGAACAAAATCGACTTCagatgaaagaaaaagagaagattcttcgtgaactggaagaaaaagagaagattcttcgagaactggaagaaaaagagaagattcttcgtcaactggaggaagaaagagagcacagtaaagagcaaataaataaaatggctGAAGAAATAGTGGAGATGAATAGTTTGAAGGAACAAAATCGAGTTcagatggaagaaaaagagaagattcttcgtgaactggaagaaaaagagaagattcttcgtcaactggaggaagaaagagagcacagtaaagagcaaataaataaaatggctGAAGAAATAAAGATGAATAATTTGAAGGAACAAAATCGAGTTcagatggaagaaaaagagaagattcttcgtgaactggaagaaaaagagaatattcttcgtcaactggaggaagaaagaaagcacagtaaagagcaaataaataaaatggctGAAGAAATAGTGGAGATGAATCGAATTcagatggaagaaaaagagaagattcttcgtgAACGTGAACTGGAGGTCGAAAGAGAGAACAGAAAAGTGGAGGAAGAAGACGAAAAAATGCTGCAAAAGATGGTTGACGAGTATAGGAAACTCATAGAAATCCACCTAAGAGATTGCACCGATAGGAAACTCTTAGAAATCCAACTAGGAGATCTCAACGATAGAGAGATTGAAATCAAGGAAATGAGAAGAAGGATAGAGCaattacaaaatgaaaatatggacaAAGACGAGAGAATAAGACTCCTTGAAAGTTTAGTGAGTCTTCACACAGGCATGGGAAGTAATTTTGAGTGAGCATCTCATATATGAAACTAAAAACACtagaaaaaaatcaaaaaaatctataaatagaaaaaaaaaaaaaaaatataaaaaaggggggATTTGGAAAATACGGTCCCCCaaaaatgaaaatctataaaataaaaaaaatccaaagaataaAAAggctacaaaattaaaacataaggAAGGAAGGGggaaaacgaaggaaaaaaaggaaaaaaaggaggaaagaaggaagaaggaaaaaaggaggaaagaagaaagaaggaaaaaaggaggaaagaagaaagaagctaaaaataaaataacaaaaaaagcaGGAGCCGCTGAAAAAGAAGCAGCACCATTAACAGAAGGAACAGCAGCAGTGGGTGAAGCAGCCTGAGATTGAGCGGCAGCAGTAATCTATTCTGGATACTTAGGAAAAAtcaacaagatggactcagcagaggaaagaagctacACTTGatctagtatgcattcttccttgacaaagattcacctgtactgtttctttgtcaggtgattgaatgcagaaaaaacaagtctaacttcttttcttatgttgtgtcccttggagaagattcctttgtactggaatagtggaagagaagtgtccgaactaggGTATGGCAGCCATCTAGATTGAGAGAGATTGCAGGAGAGACAgttgaagccaagttgattctatccttccatatctaaagggaataatcaaCAAGATGGAttaagcagagggaagaagccactcttgttctaatatgcattgttccttgataaagattcacctgtactgtttctttgtcaggtgaacaaatgcagaaaaaacaaggctgatttcttctaataagttgtgtccctagtagaagattccttgtactagaataatggaagagaagtgcccgaactagggtatggtaactatctagattgagacattgagagacacattcgaagccaagttgattctggtcttccatatctaaagggaatattctacaagatggactcagcagaaggaaaaacccacagttgttctagtatgcattgttccttgataaagattcacttgtactgtttctttctcaggtgaacaaatgcagaaaaaacaaggctgatttcttttaataagttgtgtccctagtagaagattccttgtactagaataatggaagagaagtgcccgaactagggtatggtaactatctagattgagacattgagagacacattcgaagccaagttgattctggtcttccatatctaaagggaatattctacaagatggactcagcagagggaaaaagccacagttgttctagtatgcattgttccttgataaagattcacttgtactgtttctttctcaggtgaacaaatgcagaaaaaacaaggctgatttcctttagtaagttgtgtccctagtagaagattccttgtactagaataatggaagagaagtgcccgaactagggtatggtaactatctagattgagacattgagagacacattcgaagccaagttgattctggtcttccatatctaaagggaatattctacaagatggactcagcagaaggaaaaagccacagtttttctagtatgcattgttccttgataaagattcaattgtactgtttctttgtcaagtgaacaaatgcaggaaaaacaaggctgatttcttctaataagttgtgtccctagtagaagattccttgtactagaataatggaagagaagtgcccgaactagggtatggtaaccatctagattgaaacacattgagagagacagtcgaagccaagttgattctggtcttccatatctaaagggaatattctacaagatggactcagcagaaggaaaaagccacagttgttctagtatgcattgttccttgataaagattcacttgtactgtttctttctcaggtgaacaaatgcagaaaaaacaaggctgatttcttctaataagttgtgtccctagtagaagattccttgtactagaataatggaagagaagtgtccgaactagggtatgtaactatctagattgaaacacattgagagagacagtcgaagccaagttgattctggtcttccatatctaaagggaatattctacaagatggactcagcagagggaaaaagccacagttgttctagtatgcattgttccttgataaagattcacttgtactgtttctttctcaggtgaacaaatgcagaaaaaacaaggctgatttcttctgataagttgtgtccctagtagaagattccttgtactagaataatggaagagaagtgtccgaactagggtatgtaactatctagattgaaacacattgagagagacagtcgaagccaagttgattctggtcttccatatctaaaggaaatattctacaagatggactcagcagagggaaaaagccacagttgttctagtatgcaatgttccttgataaagattcacttgtactgtttctttgtcaggtgaacaaatgcagaaaaaacaaggctgatttcttctaataagttgtgtccctggtagaagattccttgtactagaataatggaagagaagtgtccgaactagggtatgtaactatctagattgaaacacattgagagagacagtcgaagccaagttgattctggtcttccatatctaaagggaatattctacaagatggactcagcagaaggaaaaagccacagttgttctagtatgcattgttccttgataaagattcacttgtactgtttctttctcaggtgaacaaatgcagaaaaaacaaggctgatttcttctaataagttgtgtccctagtagaagattccttgtactagaataatggaagagaagtgtccgaactaggGTATGTAACTATCtggattgaaacacattgagagagacagtcgaagccaagttgattctggtcttccatatctaaagggaatattctacaagatggactcagcagagggaaaaagccacagttgttctagtatgcattgttccttgataaagattcaattgtactgtttctttgtcaggtgaacaaatgcagaaaaaacaaggcggATTTCTTCTAATAAgctgtgtccctagtagaagattccttgtactagaatagaagaagagaaatgtccgaactagggtatggtaactatctagattgaaacacattgagagagacagtcgaagccaagttgattctggtcttcaaatctaaagggaatattctacaagatggactcagcagaaggaaaaagccacagttgttctagtatgcattgttccttgataaagattcacttgtactgtttctttctcaggtgaacaaatgcagaaaaaacaaggctgatttcttctaataagttgtgtccctagtagaagattccttgtactagaataatggaagagaagtgcctgaactagggtatggtaactatctagattgaaacacattgagagagacagtcgaagccaagttgattctggtcttccatatctaaagggaatattctacaagatggactcagcagaaggaaaaagccacagttgttctagtatgcattgttccttgataaagattcacttgtactgtttctttctcaggtgaacaaatgcagaaaaaacaaggctgatatcttctaataagttgtgtccctagtagaagattccttgtactagaataatggaagagaagtgcctgaactagggtatggtaactatctagattgaaacacattgagagagacagtcgaagccaagttgattcttgtcttccatatctaaagggaatattctacaagatggactcagcagaaggaaaaagccacagttgttctagtatgcattgttccttgataaagattcacttgtactgtttctttgtcaggtgaaaaaatgcagaaaaaacaaggctgatttcttctagtaagttgtgtccctagtagaagatttcttgtactagaatagtggaagagaagtgcccgaactagagtatggtagccatctagattgagacattgagagacacattcgaagccaagttgattctggtcttccatatctaaagggaatattctacaagatggactcagcagagggaaaaagccacaatTGTTCTTGTATGccttgttccttgataaagattcacttgtactgtttctttgtcaggtgaacaaatgcagaaaaaacaaggctgatttcttctaataagttgtgtccctagtagaagattccttgtactagaataatggaagagaagtgcctgaactagggtatggtaactatctagattgaaacacattgagagagacagtcgaagccaagttgattctggtcttccatatctaaagggaatattctacaagatggactcagcagaaggaaaaagccacagttgttctagtatgcattgttccttgataaagattcacttgtactgtttctttgtcaggtgaaaaaatgcagaaaaaacaaggctgatttcttctagtaagttgtgtccctagtagaagatttcttgtactagaatagtggaagagaagtgcccgaactagagtatggtagccatctagattgagacattgagagacacattcgaagccaagttgattctggtcttccatatctaaagggaatattctacaagatggactcagcagagggaaaaagccacaatTGTTCTTGTATGccttgttccttgataaagattcacttgtactgtttctttgtcaggtgaacaaatgcagaaaaaacaaggctgatttcttctaataagttgtgtccctagtagaagattccttgtactagaataatggaagagaagtgcctgaactagggtatggtaactatctagattgaaacacattgagagagacagtcgaagccaagttgattctggtcttccatatctaaagggaatattctacaagatggactcagcagagggaaaaagccacagttgttctagtatgcattgttccttgataaagagtcacttgtactgtttctttctcaggtgaacaaatgcagaaaaaacaaggctgatttcttctgataagttgtgtccctagtagaagattccttgtactagaataatggaagagaagtgtccgaactagggtatgtaactatctagattgaaacacattgagagagacagtcgaagccaagttgattctggtcttccatatctaaaggaaatattctacaagatggactcagcagagggaaaaagccacagttgttctagtatgcaatgttccttgataaagattcacttgtactgtttctttgtcaggtgaacaaatgcagaaaaaacaaggctgatttcttctaataagttgtgtccctggtagaagattccttgtactagaataatggaagagaagtgtccgaactagggtatgtaactatctagattgaaacacattgagagagacagtcgaagccaagttgattctggtcttccatatctaaagggaatattctacaagatggactcagcagaaggaaaaagccacagttgttctagtatgcattgttccttgataaagattcacttgtactgtttctttctcaggtgaacaaatgcagaaaaaacaaggctgatttcttctaataagttgtgtccctagtagaagattccttgtactagaataatggaagagaagtgtccgaactaggGTATGTAACTATCtggattgaaacacattgagagagacagtcgaagccaagttgattcttgtcttccatatctaaagggaatattctacaagatggactcagcagaaggaaaaagccacagttgttctagtatgcattgttccttgataaagattcacttgtactgtttctttgtcaggtgaaaaaatgcagaaaaaacaaggctgatttcttctagtaagttgtgtccctagtagaagatttcttgtactagaatagtggaagagaagtgcccgaactagagtatggt contains these protein-coding regions:
- the LOC137614468 gene encoding trichohyalin-like, with the translated sequence MANTRSFIVCGSGNKLFALFRTVIYFITERNLSLFEDKRIEQFKVVETIKVLGRRDTEQEDNPFAIEELKLQGNLKEDLTSSRRILHSLNKMENILMEIELSLQGMDGMCDEKVSDQKVTDQNLYTLEDIVNVDPNYNLEVKSVACVPEEQEEHNNASLDQTEYLQFMSTVNLAYPNHRSDIVQSLLTAIQKDLKDIPIHGKNLALRAHLAGHQDRLKRARGSALQKAVLEFQQCMCRNQDQPVGLNEPMEIGVLKDVILKKQESEKDVRKYDQPEEECPEEVCPERDSWSKEVEKSKLEMALEELYDKIDIGFESKTKKLEERIRDTLDASFDPLHLTNFNKCNEVPPDTRGHEKILSVLQNLQRDFTRHQEDVQRWRMQEECNGDLASEEINMYRLEKENEKILRQLEEERERSKEQINKMAGKIVEITRLKKENEVHLEEKEKILRKLEEGKAEILLELEEEREHSKEQINKMAEKIVEITRLKKENEVHLEEKEKILRKLEEENEKILRQLEEERERSKEQINKMAEKIVEITRLKKENEVHLEEKEKILRKLEEEKAEILLELEEEREHSKEQINKMAEEIVEMNNLKEQNRIQMEENEKILRELEEKEEILLELEEERERSKEQISKMAEERVEMNSLKEQNRLQMKEKEKILRELEEKEKILRELEEKEKILRQLEEERERSKEQISKMAEERVEMNSLKEQNRIQMEENEKILRELEEKEEILLELEEERERSKEQISKMAEERVEMNSLKEQNRIQMEENEKILRELEEKEEILLELEEERERSKEQISKMAEERVEMNSLKEQNRIQIEENEKILRQLEEERERSKEQISKMAEERVEMNSLKEQNRIQMEENEKILRELEEKEEILLELEEERERSKEQISKMAEERVEMNSLKEQNRIQMEENEKILRELEEKEEILLELEEERERSKEHMVETIRGSNECLTSKLDKQHDPNTKIENIDEDLLKLESILLEETEDHRKPTDQNLEDTFEVESVVYVPEETKEEHYDTNSSGTERVHFLGTEKHNHLDFRSNIVQDLLNGIQTRLREIPIEQKNMPLRAHLAGHQVLLKRAKGSALQKAVLKFQQCWCPNERPKSKQDQPTGPNEPKEIEFLEEKKEYAAMEAFYNKMDAKLTYEINRVGERMQDMINAQMETFRLKIEEELLVHPTSYKNFSNEVPADEEGQEKLLSIAQNLQRDFSHYTEDIQRWKLQRRSKGDLRSEEKVEISRLKKENEVHLEEKEKILRELEEKEKILRELEEKEKILRQLEEERERSKEQINKMAEKIVEITRLKKENEVHLEEKEKILRKLEEEKAEILLELEEEREHSKEQINKMAEEIVEMNNLKEQNRIQMEENEKILRELEEKEEILLELEEERERSKEQISKMAEERVEMNSLKEQNRLQMKEKEKILRELEEKEKILRELEEKEKILRQLEEEREHSKEQINKMAEEIVEMNSLKEQNRVQMEEKEKILRELEEKEKILRQLEEEREHSKEQINKMAEEIKMNNLKEQNRVQMEEKEKILRELEEKENILRQLEEERKHSKEQINKMAEEIVEMNRIQMEEKEKILRERELEVERENRKVEEEDEKMLQKMVDEYRKLIEIHLRDCTDRKLLEIQLGDLNDREIEIKEMRRRIEQLQNENMDKDERIRLLESLVSLHTGMGSNFE